A region of Lycium barbarum isolate Lr01 chromosome 3, ASM1917538v2, whole genome shotgun sequence DNA encodes the following proteins:
- the LOC132633431 gene encoding GDSL esterase/lipase APG-like, which produces MGIHSGRQQILALFLVALLCFATRLDAQDSTTLVPAIITFGDSAVDVGNNDYIHTLFKANYPPYGRDFVNNQPTGRFCNGKLATDITADTLGFTTYPAAYLSPQASGKNLLIGANFASAAAGFDDKTAFLNHAIALSTQMQYYKEYQSKLATVAGSQKAASIIKDALYIISAGNSDFLQNYYINPYINKVFTPDQYGSYLVGIFNSFVKDLYGQGARRIGVTSLPPLGCLPAARTLFGFHQSGCVSNINTDAQNFNKKMNSAATELGKQLPGLKIAIFDIYQPLYDLIKSPSDHGFSEANRGCCGTGTVETTSLLCNPKSPGTCSNATQYVFWDSVHPSQAANQVLADSLIIQGINLIS; this is translated from the exons ATGGGCATCCACAGTGGTAGACAGCAAATTTTGGCATTGTTCTTGGTGGCTTTATTGTGCTTTGCCACCCGTCTTGATGCTCAAGATTCTACAACACTTGTTCCGGCAATTATTACATTTGGCGATTCAGCTGTGGATGTAGGAAATAATGACTACATACACACTCTCTTTAAGGCCAATTATCCACCTTATGGAAGGGATTTTGTTAATAATCAACCTACTGGAAGATTCTGCAATGGAAAATTAGCCACTGATATCACTG CTGATACACTTGGCTTCACTACTTACCCGGCTGCATATTTGAGCCCACAAGCATCGGGCAAGAATCTCCTTATTGGTGCTAATTTCGCTTCTGCTGCTGCTGGCTTTGATGATAAAACAGCCTTCCTCAAC CATGCAATTGCATTGTCAACACAGATGCAATATTACAAGGAGTACCAATCCAAGCTAGCGACAGTTGCAGGGAGCCAAAAAGCGGCATCCATCATAAAGGATGCACTCTACATAATAAGTGCTGGAAACAGTGATTTCTTACAGAATTACTACATCAATCCTTATATTAACAAAGTTTTTACTCCTGATCAATATGGTTCTTATCTTGTCGGCATATTCAATAGCTTTGTCAAG GATTTGTATGGGCAAGGAGCAAGGAGAATTGGGGTCACTTCATTGCCACCACTGGGCTGTCTGCCAGCTGCTAGAACATTGTTTGGATTTCATCAGAGTGGATGTGTCTCAAACATCAATACAGATGCCCAAAATTTCAACAAGAAGATGAATTCAGCTGCAACCGAATTGGGAAAGCAACTCCCAGGCCTTAAGATTGCTATCTTTGACATTTACCAGCCCCTTTATGACCTCATCAAATCTCCATCCGACCACG GATTCTCGGAAGCAAACAGAGGGTGCTGCGGGACAGGAACAGTGGAAACAACATCGTTATTGTGCAACCCAAAATCACCAGGGACTTGCAGCAATGCAACACAGTATGTGTTTTGGGATAGTGTACATCCATCTCAAGCTGCTAATCAAGTCCTAGCTGATTCACTGATTATCCAAGGCATCAACCTAATTTCATAA
- the LOC132631530 gene encoding RING-H2 finger protein ATL39-like translates to MDEAQWGFLAQVIAVFAFVLIVYLCHMCIRRIRLSSNNVLPTSHQAPPLPPPPELEDNFKIMVFNEGSLRGKSSINGENDCAICLLEFLKGDSYIVLPACCHKFHADCVMIWLAINRDKTCPICRTHVNIHA, encoded by the coding sequence atggATGAGGCCCAATGGGGTTTCCTTGCTCAAGTAATTGCTGTATTTGCTTTTGTTCTCATTGTCTATCTTTGCCATATGTGCATTAGAAGAATAAGGCTTTCGTCAAACAATGTGTTACCAACTTCTCACCAGGCGCCGCCACTACCACCACCGCCGGAATTAGAAGATAATTTCAAGATTATGGTTTTTAATGAAGGAAGTTTAAGGGGAAAATCAAGTATTAATGGGGAGAACGATTGTGCTATTTGTCTATTGGAGTTCTTGAAGGGCGATAGCTACATTGTTCTGCCAGCTTGTTGCCATAAATTTCATGCAGATTGCGTTATGATTTGGTTAGCAATTAACAGAGACAAAACTTGTCCCATATGCAGGACTCATGTAAATATACATGCTTAA